One Candidatus Deferrimicrobiaceae bacterium genomic region harbors:
- a CDS encoding YbaK/EbsC family protein: MSVPQTLVRLLEERKIPFQAEAHPEAFTAQQAAQASHVPGRAFAKSVLVNVDGTIWMAVVPATERVDLRRMQACLGAKKVRLASEAEFAPLFTDCDIGAMPIFGSLYHIPVLVSHELMENPEIAFTAGTHRKIVRIRTSDYLAVEQPRVCEREAILAGAI, encoded by the coding sequence ATGAGCGTCCCCCAGACCCTTGTACGTCTTCTCGAGGAACGCAAGATCCCGTTCCAGGCGGAGGCGCACCCCGAGGCGTTCACCGCCCAGCAGGCCGCCCAGGCGTCTCATGTGCCGGGAAGGGCCTTCGCCAAATCGGTGCTCGTGAACGTCGACGGGACGATCTGGATGGCGGTCGTCCCTGCGACGGAGCGGGTCGACCTCAGGCGGATGCAGGCCTGCCTCGGCGCGAAAAAGGTCCGGCTCGCGAGCGAGGCGGAGTTCGCGCCCCTGTTCACCGACTGCGACATCGGGGCGATGCCGATCTTCGGGTCCCTCTATCATATTCCGGTGCTCGTGTCCCACGAGCTCATGGAAAACCCGGAGATCGCCTTCACGGCGGGGACCCACCGGAAGATCGTGCGGATCCGGACGAGCGACTATCTCGCCGTCGAACAGCCCAGGGTCTGCGAGCGCGAGGCGATCCTGGCGGGGGCGATCTGA
- a CDS encoding PaaI family thioesterase — protein MGRIGEIWQGDRLIQDFGMKLLEAREGYAKVSVEVKDRFLNAHGIGHGVLLFAVADAAFALSVNAVVDAVGVQWSLNVFRAAKPGEEVIGESRIIHGGRQSMVCELTVTAGDGRVLARGQSTALPVRRGAHTGSAPPDVRKEGPPTAE, from the coding sequence ATGGGACGAATCGGCGAGATCTGGCAGGGGGACCGGCTGATCCAGGACTTCGGGATGAAACTGCTCGAGGCCCGGGAGGGGTATGCGAAGGTGTCGGTGGAGGTGAAGGATCGGTTCCTCAACGCGCACGGGATCGGGCACGGGGTCCTCCTCTTCGCCGTCGCCGACGCGGCGTTCGCCCTCTCGGTCAACGCGGTGGTCGACGCGGTGGGCGTCCAGTGGAGCCTGAACGTCTTCCGGGCTGCGAAACCGGGCGAGGAGGTGATCGGGGAGTCCAGGATCATCCACGGAGGCCGTCAGTCGATGGTCTGCGAACTCACGGTCACCGCCGGGGACGGACGGGTTCTTGCGCGGGGGCAGTCGACCGCTCTCCCGGTCAGGCGCGGAGCACACACAGGCTCGGCGCCCCCCGATGTCCGGAAGGAGGGACCCCCCACGGCGGAATGA
- a CDS encoding gamma carbonic anhydrase family protein produces the protein MFIGVRGIAPKCHGSVFVAEGAMVIGDVEIGEDSSVWFHTVIRGDIHRIRIGKRTNVQDHCTLHVTGKDPLAVGDEITIGHRAVVHGCTVEDFCLIGIGAVVLDGSVIGRGSVIGAGAVVPPGTVVPPHSLVLGVPGKVVKDLGPGSAEGNRVTAGNYVELARAYRKG, from the coding sequence TTGTTCATCGGGGTTCGCGGCATCGCCCCGAAATGCCACGGAAGCGTGTTTGTGGCGGAAGGGGCGATGGTGATCGGGGACGTGGAGATCGGGGAGGATTCCAGCGTCTGGTTCCACACCGTCATCCGGGGGGACATTCACCGCATCCGGATCGGGAAAAGGACCAACGTGCAGGACCATTGCACCCTGCACGTCACGGGGAAAGACCCCCTGGCCGTGGGGGACGAGATCACCATCGGCCACAGGGCCGTCGTGCACGGCTGCACGGTGGAGGATTTCTGCCTCATCGGGATCGGGGCGGTCGTGCTGGACGGGTCGGTCATCGGGAGGGGGAGCGTGATCGGAGCCGGGGCCGTCGTGCCCCCGGGGACCGTCGTCCCGCCGCACTCCCTCGTCCTGGGGGTCCCGGGGAAAGTGGTGAAGGATCTCGGCCCGGGGTCGGCGGAAGGAAACCGGGTCACCGCCGGCAACTACGTGGAGCTGGCCAGGGCCTACCGGAAAGGATGA
- the mscL gene encoding large-conductance mechanosensitive channel protein MscL, producing the protein MLKEFKEFAVKGNMVDMAVGIIIGVAFGAIIGSLVSDVLMPPIGLLLGNVDFSNLFLVLKEGKTVGPYATIAAAKGAGAVTLNYGLFVNTIVNFLIIAFALFFVVRGINTLKKKEEAPAVPTTKECPHCLSTIPIQAKKCGHCTSELKAA; encoded by the coding sequence ATGCTGAAGGAATTTAAGGAATTCGCCGTGAAGGGCAACATGGTCGACATGGCGGTGGGTATCATTATCGGCGTCGCATTCGGGGCGATCATCGGATCGCTGGTCTCCGACGTCCTGATGCCGCCGATCGGGCTGTTGCTGGGCAACGTCGATTTCTCGAACCTCTTCCTGGTGCTCAAGGAAGGAAAAACCGTCGGTCCCTATGCGACGATCGCCGCGGCGAAGGGAGCGGGGGCGGTCACGCTGAATTACGGGCTGTTCGTGAACACCATCGTAAACTTCCTCATCATCGCGTTCGCCCTCTTCTTCGTCGTCCGCGGGATCAACACCCTCAAGAAAAAGGAGGAGGCCCCCGCCGTTCCGACGACGAAGGAGTGCCCGCACTGCCTGTCGACGATCCCGATCCAGGCGAAGAAGTGCGGCCACTGCACGTCGGAGCTCAAGGCCGCGTGA
- the amrB gene encoding AmmeMemoRadiSam system protein B yields the protein MGTLPALRTDIDLIPARLEGRDVILVRDSLGIVAPNAALSGEVAPYLPLFNGFSTVDDLQIVMMRRQGGSLVFRSEAERIVGELSRMGILQTESTREAKERIVREFTASPERTAALAGSAYPADPAALAALIDRILSLPVPPAGRPPGSPCALASPHIDLRVAERTYAAAYRAIRGPAPPAVLLLGTGHSLGQSRYCLTAKTFTTPLGRVFADRAAVEEIRGKAEDALSPDDFAHRTEHSIEFPLLFLQRIFPMEKIPVLPVLCGQMEDLFGQVRSPLDAPGVAPFVEAVSAWFSAPPEGKLVVAGVDLSHAGPKFGDPQPASSLEPAFRAFDGEILHALEAGDAAALFSAGARERNRYRICGFSSLWTLLAVVPGIRGTVLDYQVWHEEPTRSAVSFAAVTFTR from the coding sequence ATGGGCACGCTTCCCGCGCTTCGCACCGACATCGACCTGATTCCCGCCCGTCTCGAGGGGCGGGACGTGATCCTTGTCCGGGACTCGCTGGGGATCGTCGCGCCGAACGCCGCCCTCTCCGGGGAAGTTGCCCCGTATCTTCCGCTCTTCAACGGGTTCTCCACCGTCGATGACCTGCAGATCGTCATGATGCGCCGCCAAGGCGGCTCCCTCGTCTTCCGTTCCGAAGCCGAGCGGATCGTCGGGGAACTCTCCCGGATGGGGATTTTGCAGACCGAGTCGACCCGCGAAGCGAAGGAGAGAATCGTCCGGGAGTTTACCGCCAGCCCCGAGCGGACGGCGGCGCTCGCCGGAAGCGCCTACCCCGCGGACCCCGCGGCTCTCGCCGCCCTGATCGACCGGATCCTCTCCCTCCCGGTTCCTCCCGCCGGCCGTCCTCCCGGTTCCCCGTGCGCACTGGCGTCCCCCCACATCGACCTCCGGGTGGCCGAGAGGACCTACGCGGCGGCCTATCGGGCGATCCGGGGCCCCGCCCCCCCCGCCGTTCTTCTCCTCGGGACCGGCCACTCCCTGGGGCAGTCCCGATACTGTCTCACGGCCAAGACCTTCACGACCCCCCTGGGCCGTGTCTTTGCGGACCGGGCCGCAGTGGAGGAGATCCGCGGGAAAGCGGAAGATGCGCTCTCCCCCGACGACTTCGCCCACCGGACGGAGCATTCGATCGAGTTTCCGCTCCTCTTTCTCCAGCGGATCTTCCCGATGGAGAAGATCCCGGTCCTCCCCGTCCTGTGCGGGCAGATGGAAGACCTGTTCGGTCAGGTACGGTCCCCGCTCGATGCGCCGGGCGTCGCGCCGTTCGTCGAGGCGGTTTCCGCCTGGTTTTCCGCGCCGCCGGAGGGGAAACTCGTCGTGGCGGGCGTCGACCTCTCCCATGCGGGGCCGAAGTTCGGGGATCCCCAGCCGGCCTCGTCGCTCGAGCCTGCCTTCCGCGCCTTCGACGGGGAGATCCTTCATGCCCTGGAAGCCGGAGACGCCGCCGCCCTGTTCTCGGCGGGAGCCCGAGAGCGGAACCGGTACCGGATCTGCGGGTTCTCGTCGTTGTGGACCCTCCTGGCCGTCGTTCCGGGAATCCGCGGGACGGTGCTGGACTACCAGGTATGGCACGAGGAGCCGACCCGGTCGGCCGTCAGCTTCGCGGCGGTCACGTTCACCCGCTGA